One uncultured Gellertiella sp. genomic window carries:
- a CDS encoding ROK family transcriptional regulator, translating into MDNRPIRDEDARIAGSRIEDARIFNRRLVFETIFQRAPISRVEIANIVGLKPQTISSITRELLEQGLISEAGRSSGLRGQPQIYLEPNADAGFSVGIHVDRNHCQLMICDLKRSARARMEISCNTRDPDETVARMAEGIAQALAENAIPRHKVWGIGLVLPTFGSDVYDFDFSMQHWEAWRDTPFVENLQSLCGLQVLVENDATAAAIGERIHRSGAQDATFVYFYIGHGTGAGLIIDGYPFKGVGGNAGELGLLPIAGLDGSPVWPETGAKDILSLAGLAHACGMTAETVDSDELNRLCAVRDHRLMNWVASAAAVVRDASAIIEVMFDPGFIAVGGALPRAIVEMLVDRAYPLRPTPAARRDRTFPRLMPAILIHDAAVTGAAMLPIFVNTSHNFRHLYFRQVLGDERPFDGASPV; encoded by the coding sequence GTGGACAACAGGCCGATCCGGGATGAGGATGCCCGAATCGCGGGCAGCCGCATCGAGGATGCGCGGATTTTCAACCGGCGCCTTGTGTTCGAGACGATCTTCCAGCGTGCCCCGATCAGCCGTGTCGAGATCGCAAATATCGTCGGCCTGAAGCCGCAGACGATTTCCTCGATCACCCGCGAACTGCTGGAACAAGGGCTCATTTCCGAGGCCGGGCGCTCGTCCGGCCTGCGCGGCCAGCCGCAGATCTACCTCGAACCCAATGCCGACGCTGGCTTTTCCGTCGGCATCCATGTCGACCGCAACCATTGCCAGCTGATGATTTGCGACCTGAAGCGAAGCGCGCGCGCGCGCATGGAAATTTCCTGCAACACCCGCGATCCCGATGAGACCGTCGCCCGGATGGCGGAGGGCATCGCGCAGGCGCTCGCCGAAAACGCCATTCCGCGCCACAAGGTCTGGGGCATCGGCCTGGTGCTGCCGACATTCGGTTCCGATGTCTACGATTTCGATTTCTCCATGCAGCACTGGGAAGCCTGGCGCGACACCCCCTTCGTCGAAAACCTGCAGAGCCTGTGCGGCTTGCAGGTGCTGGTGGAAAACGACGCGACGGCGGCGGCCATCGGCGAGCGTATCCACCGTTCCGGCGCGCAGGATGCCACTTTTGTCTATTTCTACATCGGCCACGGAACCGGTGCCGGCCTCATCATCGATGGGTATCCGTTCAAGGGCGTCGGTGGCAACGCGGGCGAACTCGGACTGCTGCCCATCGCCGGGCTGGATGGATCGCCGGTCTGGCCAGAAACCGGCGCCAAGGATATCCTGTCGCTGGCGGGCCTTGCCCATGCCTGCGGCATGACTGCGGAGACCGTCGACAGCGACGAGCTAAACCGTCTCTGCGCCGTCAGGGATCATCGCCTGATGAACTGGGTGGCCAGCGCCGCCGCCGTGGTGCGGGATGCGTCGGCGATCATCGAAGTCATGTTTGATCCGGGCTTTATCGCGGTCGGCGGGGCTTTGCCGCGCGCAATCGTCGAGATGCTGGTTGATCGCGCCTACCCGCTCCGGCCAACGCCGGCCGCCCGGCGCGACCGCACGTTTCCGCGCCTGATGCCGGCGATCCTGATCCACGATGCGGCCGTCACCGGTGCGGCCATGCTGCCGATCTTCGTCAACACCAGCCACAATTTCCGCCACCTCTACTTCCGTCAGGTGCTGGGAGATGAACGCCCGTTCGACGGGGCCTCCCCGGTCTGA